The Phocoena sinus isolate mPhoSin1 chromosome 18, mPhoSin1.pri, whole genome shotgun sequence DNA window CTCCAAGGCAAGCCTTCAGCACGCAGGGCCTGCGGTCACAAGACGGGCCCAGCCAAGCCGCCAAAGCACATGTTACCCGTCAATCACCAACCGCTACTTTACTCACACCAGAGGCTACTTCAAAGAGATTTGTGTCCAAGGTTACTTTTAACAAGAGCAAGTGTGGAGAAGCCCCGGCCACGGGGCACAGGGCCAGCTCTGTCCTCGTCAGCGAGCCCGGGGCAGGGCGGCACGTGGGAGGATGCGGGCCGCACGAGGCCCCCGTTTCCTGGCTGCATCAGTTAGTCGTTCTGAGAGAGGCTGGCGTTAAATCTAGTGAGATGACACACGCGGGCTGGAGCTTAAACACAGCACACGGCCCCGCAGGCACCGGCCGCTCTTCCAGCTGCTCTGGGCACACGGCGGCAAGGACGCAGATGCGGCGCCAGGTGCGGCCCCGTGAGGCTGGGAGCCCGAGGTGTGCGGGTGTCGGACCGCACGCCTAAGAGCTAGAAAGAGACCGCGCTGGGCGCCCTGCAGACCGAGGAGGCCGCCAAGCAGAGCCATCGTGCTTATGGCTGCTATTGGAATCAGTGAGCAAATGCGTTAGTTTTGCGACAGAATAAAATACACCGAGTGTCCCAGAGGCCCTCCGTGACCTTGTGTTTGGAGGTGAAGGCTGTGAGTCCAGAGGGACGTCAGTGAGGCACTAGGCTCGGCCAGGACGGGAAGACTATTCTCATAGGACAAACGATGTGTTTTATACAGCAGTTAGGCCTCTGAAATCGGGAGGAAAGTTAAGATGGCACATGAGCTGCGGGTGGCCCCCGGGGCCCCAGAGGCACCAGCGGGccggcaggggctgggggtggggaaagggcttTACTTCTCCTCCGCGGACAGGCGGTAGAGCTCCTCGCCCAGGCGCCGCAGCTGCTCCTTGAGCTCCAGCTCGCGGTACAGGCCCGCGGGGACGGCGTCCAGGCCGTGCAGCAGCCCAAACAGGCAGCCGGCGATGGCCCCCGTGGCCCCGCTCTCACCTAGAACGAAGCACGGGCCCTCAGGGCTGCACGGCGGTCCCTGGCCCCCTTGCCCCCTTGCCAGGAGGCCGGGCCACCTCAGCCTCGCCCTTGGCCTCAGCCAAAGCCCAGGTTTGCTCTGGGTGGTGccggggaagggggcggggggggcggtcccctgcccctcctgggaCAGCCACACACCCTGGTGCGCTCGGGTGACCACCTCCCGCGGGTCCTGCCACGCGCTGCGCAccacccccgccgcccccgctTCAGGCTCTCAGCCTCCTACCCACCCAGTCCGCCGGCGGCCCTGGCCCGCGGCCCCTTCTCCACTCCCCCGCCCCGGGAAGTGTCGCGTCTCCACACCTGGGCACCCGGAGGTCCCAGCAGTGTAGGTGGGGAGCCCGGGGCCTGGCAGAAGGGCCTGGCTGGTGGCCTCTTACTTCACACTCACGAGAAGGTGCATCTCACCTCCGTGGAACATGGCCCGGTGGCAGAGCTCCGTCCAGCTGCCCTTGGCTCCTAAAAGGGCATCGTAGGCAATCATGGGGGCGTCGTGGCCCCGCCGGCCCCCTCGACCTTCCGAGCTCCATTTCCTGTAGGTCTGGAGAAAGCACCACAGGTCAGAGGCACAGGCCGCCGGGAACCACGTCCCGTGCGTTAGAGCACGAGCTTCTGGGTTCATCTGTGCGCCGACGTGGCGCCCCTGTGTGCCGTGCACTGCCCCAGGGCTGCAGGTGGGCACTGGCTTCCCGTGTGTCTCACGCCAGCCGTGCCGCAGATAAGCAAACACGCCAGCCGCCGGGCAGCAGACTCTATGACAGAGACAGCCGTCAAGGGGTCTGGAGTGCTGCGATGGGGCTGCTGTGACAGCACAGCTGGGCGCCACTGCGCGATGTGAGGTCTGCGTGGGGCACAGGGACAAGCGAGGCCGGGCAGGGGTGCTGCGTGTGGTCAGGGCCGCAGGCCGGCCGGAGGACATGGTTGGGGAGGCCACGGTGGCTTGAGCAGCTGGTGGCTCAGAGCAGGTCCCTGTGGGTCTGTGGCAAAGGCTGACGAGGGGCAGGGGCCAGATTGGGCGGGGGAGGTGGACGCAGGCAGGTCACCCCTGGGCCTTAGCAGCAGAGTCAGTGTCGGTTTGGGGCAACAGCATCTCCACAGGAAGAAGAACGGTGTTTCTGAGTCTTTCTGCGTCGGGGGGCCCATGAGAGATAAATGAAAGGGTGGTAGGAAGCACCTAAAAAGGGAAGGGTggacccttcctctccccctgctCCTTCCTGACACCTGGAATGCAGATGTGCTGGCTGGAGTGGGAGCAGCCAGTTTGGACTATGAGGCGTGCTCACAGAACAGCAGAGCAGCCAGACAGGATCCTCAGCTCCTCACTGCAAGGGGCTTCTGACTCAGCTCTGATTCCCTTGATGTGAGGATAACGAACTTCTGTCTTGGTTAAACCGCAGTTACAGCGGTTTCTCTTATGCTACCAAACACGATCCTGACAATTTTAGCCACTTGGGGGGGTTTCTCAGCATGGGGAATGCCGGTGGTTTGCACAGACTTATTCATCCCTCTATCCCCAGTCCCTAGAAGAGATGAAGTGAGATGGactattttcacattttcaactTTTCTAGCACAAATCGTGCTTATAATCAGAGGAAATGAACAGATAAAAGCACCATCCATTTCCAATGGGCTTCCTTCGAAAAGCCTTCCACGGCCCCGCCTTCCAGCTGCTCCCTCAGCCCACCTCCACCGCGGGGTCCCGTACAGCCGGGGGCAGCAGACGGCGGCCCCGACAGCTCCTGCTCGCCACCCGTGTCGCCGGCAGACCTACCTTGTCCCTCTCCTCCGCGTTGTAGCGGTCGGGAAAGCTGGCCTCATTCTCCGTGTCctcactgatttttctctcctCCAAGTAAAACTGCCATTTAGCTTCAAAGTAAAACCAGTGTGCCTGGTATTCTAAACACAGAGATCAGGTGAGTGGGCTGTGGCGGCCGTCTAGCTGGACGCCGTGGGCAGCgggcgggagggaggaggcagagcCCACGCCCTCCGCCCAGTCTGGGGCAGAGGAGGGCCTGGCGCCTCGCCTCGGCTAAGGCTCGGGAAATTCGAAAATGCTCACATTGTAGCTACTTTGAAATACCAGCAAGGAAGATGGAGATCGAAACCGACCCAAAGAATTGCTTGACAATGCGCTGAACTAAGGCAGCGATcgcagcatttttatttttaagtggcttctcttgaaaatccTGAACctgtgtatttttcaaaattaattttatttatttttggctgcgtcgggtctttgttgctgcgtgggggctgctcttcgttgcggtgagcgtgcttctcactgcggtggcttctcgtggcggagcacaggctctagagcgcaggctcagtagttgtggcgcacgggcttagttgctccgcagcatgtgaaatcttcccggactggggctcgaacctgtgtacccggccttggcaggcggattcttaaccactgcgccaccagggaagccctgaacctgTGTATTTTTATCAACCCAACACTGCGCCTGCAAAGTCAGACGAGAGGACGTTCGTTATCCCCAACTAGCAGCTTGACCTCCAAGCCCCAGAGGCGCTGAAAGTCTGGAGCAGCGGCTGCAACGGCTCGTGGAtgacgggtgtgtgtgtgtggggggggtgccTGCGTCTCGAGAACCCAGAGGGGATCCCCGTGCTCGCCTggccctctgccctctggccaGGCGATACTGCAGACCTTCTTTGTGGGGTCAGCCTGTCACACGGCCCCCCCAGTCTGTCCAAGTCTGCTCTGGGTGTGGCTGGAGCCCACCTCCTTCTAAGGTGCCGGGGGAGGGTGTCGGGAGGGAGGCCGGGCTCACCTGCCAGGTGTCGGATGGTCCTCTTACAGTACTCCTCGGCCAGCGGGACTGTCCTCAGCATGTCTCGTCCCCACTGCTCCAGCCGCTTGCCCTGCACGGCGTACGACGCGAACAGGGCCGTGCACAGGGACCCGAGGAAGCCTGGGGTGGCAGGAGAGAGGGTCAAAGTTGGCACTAGCCACGCCCCCTCCCAGGTGCTGGACACGCTGTGTCCCTGGGCTTTGCCAATTTGACCTTCAGATACCGTCTGCAAGGGGGCAGCGGCGGGGTCGGGAGAGCACGATCCCCGCCTCCAAGCGCTGCTGTGGGCACGGGATCCAAGCCCAGGTGAGCCCCTGCCGAGCTGCCCTGCGAGCGGCCACGGGAAGCGGGGCCCCAGGGAGGCGTCAGCCGCAACCACTTCTGGGGCAGGGACGAGCGTCTGGTTCTGGCGCCCAGGGTCCAGCTGCCGTCCTGACCACCTGCCACCGCCCACCTCCCGTCACGGGGTGCTTCAGCTCCAGATCTGGGACGCACGCTCCCAGGCAGTAAAGGTAAGAAAAACTGACACTTGCCTCCAAAGGCAGTTCAAAAATTGCAAAGGAGAGTGGAGTTAAAACGCGCTTCCCAGTATCAAGTGTGTGCTGTCCGACCCTAGTCACCAGCCTAGTAATAGATAAATTACCCAGCTCTTAAACATGCGAAACAACATTTCTTTAATAAGagtgggcagggcttccctggtggcgcagtggttgagagtccgcctgccgatgcaggggacgcgggttcatgccccggtccgggaagatcccacatgccgcggagcggctgggcccgtgagccatggccgctgagcctgcgcgtccggagcctgtgctccgcaacgggagaggccacaacaagagTGGGCAATAAATTAACCAATGTTATAGATGTTTAAACTCTCACCCCAGGCTCTCGTACTCATGGCATTGTTTCCAAACGTTCAACATTTTCCTGTTGGAAGGCTGTTTATGTTTAATTCACTTCTGCTGAGTCGGGGGTTAGCAAACTCCTCTCCACCACCCGGACATTGCCGCCCGGCTGAATTACATGGCTTTGTGCTCAGAGATCTGACGGGCTCATCCGTGGGGTCCGTGGCTCAGCGGCCGCGCCTGCTGTGGACTCAGCGGCGTGTTTTACCACGTCCACGCCTCAGGTGCCACGGTGCCCACGTCGGCTGCTTCCTGGAGGGCACAGGGTGGCCCTCGCGGCTCAGGGGGCGACACCAGTAAGCCCGGACCCTGCAGGTGACCTTGAAAGGAGCGCAGTCACCGAGAGCAGCTGCACCCTCGACCCCGGGGGCCGGGAGCCGAGCTCAGCCAGAACTCAGGAGGGTTCTCCTTTCCTGAAGCTGAGCTGGCTGCTCCCCGGTCACGTCTCACCGGTGGGCACTGGGTCGGCAGGCCTGCCCTCCCTCTGGAGCCCGACCCTGGGGGGGCAGCCTGGAGTGTGGGCCCCCTGCGCACCCCGAGCACTTTGTCCTGACACACGGGGTGGGGCGGCTTCTGCCGCCACAGCCACCGGACCCGTCCAGGGCACGGCGCACAGCGCCCACGGGGCCCGACGGTGGTGCCGGCTCCCCGCTGGACAGCCCGGCCGAAGTGCCGGCTCCCGGGGCTCCAGCCAGACCCCAGGCTCTTTCGGAACCGGTGCCGTCCTGCTTTTCTTGTGACGTGATCGACTTTGAAGCAGGGAGAAGGCCTTCCCGCCCGGCCTCCCCACGCCTCCCTGCCGCCCGCGGCCGCCTCACCTGTGGGATGGTTGTGTGTCATCCGGCCACACTCCACGCTGACCTCGAGGAGCGTCTCCAGCCGCCCCGGCTGCCAGTACCGCATGCCCACGCACATCGCCTTGGTGGCAGCGCCAAACCCGGAGCCTGCGTGGAACGTGGGATACCTGGTCTTAGACCTCTGTGCCGGGGACGCCGGCTCTGGAAGTCTAGCTTTCACAAACCATATGAAGATGTACAAACACGATGTGCTACCATGATTATCACAGGGTCATTTAAATGAGTCAAAAGTAGGGAAATTGCCCACATTCCTgacaaagaaaagagaggaaagaagttgCAAAGCAGCCATTAAAAACAGGATTTTTGATGGGATGAGGAAATGCTCCTTCTGGGAAAACGTAGGAGAGAGAATTGCACACACAGTATGCTTTCAACGAtatgtttcctccttttttttttttttttgcggtacgcgggcctctcactgttgtggcctctcgcgttgcggagcacaggctctggacgcgcaggctcagcggctcatggctcacgggcccagccgttccgcggcatgtgggatcttcccggaccggggcacgaacccgcgtcccctgcatcggcaggcggactctcaaccactgcgccaccagggaagcccacatcgtTATTCCTTTTAATGCCGCATCTTTTAGAGAGGGTTAAATAATAAGTCAGCACCCACGTCCTCACTGTTTCCACCGCCTCCCTGCCCCACTGGCAGTGTCGTCCTGCCCGAAGGACGTCCTGGGCATCTCTCCCTGGGCACCTGCCCGGCATGAACTCCTCAGTTCGTTTGTCTGCAAAGGCCACTTGGCCTTCACTCGGGAAGGCGTCCTCTGGGTGTCGGTCTGGCTGGTGCTTTCTCTGCACCCAGATGGCTCTGCCTCTGACGAGAACCTGCCGGCTTTGCCTTGGTGGTCGGCACTGGAGACGCGTTCCTGTCTTTATTATTAGTTTGGAGCGGTTTGATTGCTACGTGCCTTGGTGTAGTTTGCTTTGTGTTTCTTGTGCTTGGAATTTATTGAGATTCTTGGGCATGTGAGTTTACATTTtgcatcaaatttggaaaaaattggccacaatttcttcacatttttttggttcccccctccccttttacgGACTCCAGTTATAGGTGCCTGAGTGCTCGTGAGTGCTTTGACTTGTGCTGTGGCTCCCTGGTGCCCTTTTCACATTctgcgtttctttttttttttttctgtatgtcccattttggatagtttctatcgCTGTGCCTTTGAACTCACTAAccttttcttctgaaatgtctaatctgctgttaatctcagtcagtgaatttttttttttttttttttttttttgcgatacgggggcctctcactgctgtggcctctcccattgcggagcacaggctccggacgcgcaggcccagcggccatggctcacaggcccagccgctctgcggcatgtgggatcctcccggaccggggcacgaacccgtgtcccctgcatcggcaggcggactctcaaccactgcgccaccagggaagcccctcagtcaGTGAATTTTTAAACTCAGACATTGTACTGTTTTTCTCTAGAACTGTGATGTAGATCTTTTTTATACCTACATGTCTCTTTTTAACCTTTCAAAAATATCGAATCCACACTATTTTATATCCTTACCTGGTAACTTTAGTGATGGTGTCAGGGTTCGTCAGTTCTGATTTACTGCTGTTTCTCTTTGTTATGGACCATGTCTCCTGCTTCTTTATGTGCCAGTAACATTTGATTAGATGGCATCCTTCAAGGTAAACCCAGAAGGACAGGTATGCCCTCAGAGTCAACCTGGAGGGTGTGTCCAGGACCCCAGGAGCAGAGGCCCTGGGGGCAGAGACTGCAGCTGCCTGATAACATCACCGCGAGGACACGTGAGATCATCACAGAGACAGACATTTATGCAGGTGGTGTATGCTTTCCTTGATGCACTGGctaaaaataacacatttaaaggGAAAGCAGTGGGAAAatgttccttaaaataaaccAGGGATGGTGACAGAGGAGCTGGGCACGCTAGTGACTCTGAAGCTGGCGCCCAGGCTGGCTGGCTCCCTGGGCGGCGGGTCAGTGGGGTGACAGGCAGGGTAGTGTCGTGGGGCCCTGCAGCCCCGTGGCCCTGGAGGGAGAGGAACTCGTGCTCTGACCTTTCTCATTGAAGGGCGTGTGCCAGGCCAGGAGATAGTTGTTGGGCTTCAGCTGCGAGCAGCCCTCGACGGTGGCCGGGTCTACCCGCTGCCCCGGGAGCTTCTCGAGCACGTCCACGTAGCGTCGCACCATCTCACGGTACAGGTCGTCCAGGCACCAGAAATCTGGGGCGGAAggggggtgtgtggggggcagGGTCAGACAAGGGGCGGGTGGAAGGCAGCGACAAGGGAAGCGACGACCGGCGTCCGGCCCCATCCccccagggggagggagagtcTGGGGTCGGCTCACAGGACCCTGGCTCCCCGGAGAAACCTGACCTCAGACGAACAATGCGCTGGGGATCTCATTGAATTTCAGATGCTGTAGTTTGCTGCTGTGCCTCTTCTAGCTACACACCAGAATCTAGGAAAACCCAGGATCCTCATACACAGCTCGCGGTTCTATCCGTGAGATGCCCAACTGGCCCGAAACCTGCCTGTTCCTCGGGCCCTCGGGGACCCACGTCCAGGGTACAGGGAGCTGACCCTCTCCCATCTCCCTGTCAGCGAAGCGGCCAAGTGCCCGCTGCCCACCGTCCCCACTGCCTCTTTGTGGGAAGGCGTTCTGGGGACAGGCGTGGTCTCGAGTCCCTCGGAGATCATGGGCCACAGGACAGGGGCGCCCAGGCTGTCACCTGGGTGGCACCGGGTTTGGCTGACCTGTACTGGGGGACCTCACGTGacgtgccccccccccccccgcaacacGCCCATCACTGCAGGGTCAGGCTCCTGTCTGTCTACTGTTTCCTCCCAGATAAGGCTCAGCGAGGGGCGGTCACTTGCCGAGGCCAGAGCTGGCCAATGGATTTCAATCGTAAAGCCTGAGCACTTCTGCCATTAAATGAATCCACAGCATGGTGTACAGAGGCCACACACCCTCCAAAGTTGGGGCCCAAGGTGCCTGGTCACACGGAGAGCAGACCGGACAGTGCAGGGCAGGGCGCACCTGCCAACACAGCTGATGGGCACCGGGAACCCGGCCTGTGCGGGGCTGCATCTCAGGCCTCGGGGACCGGCCCTCCTCTCCAGGAGTCTGCCTGTCTTTGGAAATCGCGTGAAGAGCCGTTGTCCATCAGGGCCCCTGAACTATCGCGTGTCCAGCAGCCCCAGCAGGCGGGATGGCGCTTCAGATGCAGGCACGAAGCGTCTGGGTTCCGGTCCGCACTCTGTGCACCGCTGGGCAGGTTACTCAGCGCCAAACAGCGGGTGTGGATTGGAAACACACTCTGTGCGTCGTTCCTTTATCTGTAGCCCCTCGTAATAAAGCCGACCTGCAGGGCGGTGCGAGGACCTGATGACGCCGCCCGCAGTTAGCACAGCTCCCAGCCACTGTCAGTCTGCTGTCGCTGTGACTCGGGGGCTCAGAGGCCCCTTCCACCCACTGCAGTTCGTTATTAAAGAAGAAAGCTGGGCTGTTTGAAAACTAAACGTCAATGAAATTCCAACTTGTATGTTTAGGGAGCTGAAAACACATTCGCTTGCCGAGTTTCTGGGGGCGCAGGCCTGCCCGAGCGCGCCCTGGTGACCCGCTGGCCAGAGGGCGTGCGTCTGTCCAGCTGCGCCCACTGCCACCGTCCTCACCCAGGGCGGATTCCGCCCTATTCCTGCCAAGGGGACAGGACTCGATCCAACCCGGGGGAGCACGTTCTCGTCGGGGGCCGAGCCGGGAGCTGTCCTGGGGGCCGCCGCAAGGGACGGAGACACGCCGTGGGCTCTGCCAGGTGAGGACCAACACAAGGGCACCCGGACTGACACGGAGGGACACGGGAACCTGCCTGAAAGCCTCACTGCCCCCAGTTTCGGAGTTTGCAGACTCAGGACACTTGCTGCGCCAGCTTGCCGTGACGCTGTCTTATCTGCGGTGCCTTAGCTCTCCCCCCGGCTACTTGGGAACCGGCAGAGCAGACGGCATTCCTGTGCGGTGACAGCAGAGCTAAACCCGGCTGCTGGCACCAGCCCACGGGGTGAGCACATGGTGACATGTACGTTCCAGCCACTTCAGAGCTGCCGTAAGTTCTAATTTTGCAGTGACGTGCTCACCACTCGATACCTGTGGGGAAGCTGCGCCTCACAGACACCCGCTGCTTCTCTGAAACTCAGTGAGGACTTGCTCCTAAAACCAACCTGCTCCTTAAGGAAGCGTGTCTCCCCTCAAGTCATAGCATCTTCTTAGGACAACTGGGAAACTGCAGCAACTCTCCGAGCTAAATCCTGTTTTGGTAGGTGGCGTTTTAACCTCAGTTCATTGGAATTTAGAAGTAATTCCCCCAAATACCACCGTAATGGGTCCAAACTTCAAACTGgcttattattttatgtattgttgaaaTAAACTCAGACGCAGGCTTACTGCCTGCAGTGAAAAGCTGAGCCCTCATTCCAAGCCCCGAAGCGAGCCACTCGGTTGGTTTTAGCCCTAGAGACAGAGGCTCGGCCGAGTGTTCACGAAACAGTGAAAGTCCCGGTTTAAGAACCGGAGGCCACAGATGATCAGAGTGACGCTGTCACCCGAGAGGCTGCGTGGGACACAACCCACGGCACGTCCGGTTCGCTGGGGACCCGGGTGTGACAAGCTGGTTTCAGCAGTGGCAGTGGGTGGCCCCCGGCCCCCCCCTCCCCGCAGGATCCCGCGCTCCCGCCCGCCAGCACGCCGGGGCTGAGCCTCACCTGTGACCAGGGCCCCTGCCGTCGCCATGTGCATGATGGTGTTGTCGCTCACCGGCCACCTCTCTGGAGACAGCACCAGGTGGTCCAGTCCCCCCACCTTTCCCGGCTCCTTCTGGACCTTGGGGCCCGAGGCGCTGTCCTCCCCGAAGGCGTGTCCGTGCCCGAGTGCATCGCCCACGGCCCCCAGCAGCATCGCAGCCTGAAACTTCTCCATCTCTGCCGGCAGCTGCCGGGTGCCCAGCCTTCAGCCCGCCCCGCCGGCCCCTGTTCTGGTCGCCGCGTCGCCGTCGGGAGCCTCCCCGATCGGCCAGGCGCCCTCTTCTGtcccgggcgggcgggcggcacCAATGAGGAAGCCGTCTGGGCCCGCAGCCTGCAGCCACGTGGTGCGCCCAGAGCTGGCTCTTCAGTGGGGACACCTGCGGCTCAGAGCACCGCTTCAGAGGGAGGTCTGCACGGCGCGCTGGGGAGATGCACACGTTTCTAGAGCTTCCAGGTGTAATTCGCGCACCGTCGGGCTCACTGCGTTCGGTCCAGTCACGCGGCGTGCGTCAACCTTACCCGCGGGCCGCGCGGAGAGCCCGCCCAAGCCGCGGCCCCTCTGCTCCCTGGGCCTCCACCCACCCACTTGGTCTCTGTGGCTCTGCCTTTCCGGGACTTTCAATTACACGGGATCGCGCTCGGCGGCCTTCATGCTGCGACTCGGCTGTCACACGCACGGCTCTGTTTTCCGGAGGACTCGTTGATTATAAAGCGTGTTTATGGTAGAAAACTGCCACGTGCGAAGGGGGAAAGCACGTGGAGCCGCCGAGTGCGTGATCACGGGCGTCCCCGCGGCCCAGCGTCAGCGAAGGCTCCTTGACAGCCAGCCTCCCGGCCGCTCCGTGTGTGCGCAGAGCCCGGAGCTCCGAGGGGTCGGCGAGGGCGCCCCGTGAGGGCTCACGCACCTTAAGCGTCCT harbors:
- the ADPRHL1 gene encoding protein ADP-ribosylarginine hydrolase-like protein 1 isoform X1, whose translation is MEKFQAAMLLGAVGDALGHGHAFGEDSASGPKVQKEPGKVGGLDHLVLSPERWPVSDNTIMHMATAGALVTDFWCLDDLYREMVRRYVDVLEKLPGQRVDPATVEGCSQLKPNNYLLAWHTPFNEKGSGFGAATKAMCVGMRYWQPGRLETLLEVSVECGRMTHNHPTGFLGSLCTALFASYAVQGKRLEQWGRDMLRTVPLAEEYCKRTIRHLAEYQAHWFYFEAKWQFYLEERKISEDTENEASFPDRYNAEERDKTYRKWSSEGRGGRRGHDAPMIAYDALLGAKGSWTELCHRAMFHGGESGATGAIAGCLFGLLHGLDAVPAGLYRELELKEQLRRLGEELYRLSAEEK
- the ADPRHL1 gene encoding protein ADP-ribosylarginine hydrolase-like protein 1 isoform X2, whose product is MVRRYVDVLEKLPGQRVDPATVEGCSQLKPNNYLLAWHTPFNEKGSGFGAATKAMCVGMRYWQPGRLETLLEVSVECGRMTHNHPTGFLGSLCTALFASYAVQGKRLEQWGRDMLRTVPLAEEYCKRTIRHLAEYQAHWFYFEAKWQFYLEERKISEDTENEASFPDRYNAEERDKTYRKWSSEGRGGRRGHDAPMIAYDALLGAKGSWTELCHRAMFHGGESGATGAIAGCLFGLLHGLDAVPAGLYRELELKEQLRRLGEELYRLSAEEK